From a single Anas acuta chromosome 16, bAnaAcu1.1, whole genome shotgun sequence genomic region:
- the TPX2 gene encoding targeting protein for Xklp2 isoform X3: MSHPESRYSFDVPNPCINFATLSEDDGYNADSWFDQQANLENIPPAENRAKILQSSPALSKPDAVCSSATSQEITMAENCGEEDGEAENAQSSVVPQNIAGSLTSWRAAAPANASQRAGRRPVTKQRRTQQRKQPARVKADKNATALASKEEVPPLKKMRISGSKEKLTEASPKKEPLHPPDRSPGRGKSKLTMPSTPTMLKRTNLAGKLKSTEEQELEKMQQLQREVMELRKKNEESLKAAIAGAGQPVKRTVGQVTKPIDFHFCTDNRIKQHGESQPENEYKEVDFAAVLRKHPSSPARLPKGPTVPKPFNLSQGNKRKLEETTSEYVSLAEQVEAFQRRTPSRYHLRSRKSEEGPVSRKPVKARLTNPKTPLLQTKHRFRPVTCKSAAELEAEELEKIQQYKFKARELDHKILESGPVLPKKPPVKELTQPVGFDLEIEKRIQERESKKQQEEEHFEFHSRPCPTKILEDVVGVPEKKVLPVTVPKSAVFASKSRTRMSNRDEEKEKEAMPVIKANPMPHYGVPFKPKMPEQRHVEVCPFSFDSRDRERLIQKEKKIEELQKEEVPKFKALPLPYFDRVKLPEKKVKTPTQPEPFHLQIDERGAAKLQSWKQQLKEDLKRQKEAACFKARPNVVVHQEPFVPKKDNKPVSESLSGSVVPESFELATEKRAKERQEFEKRLANIEARRERLQEEARQREEEREKEEVAKLRQELVHKANPIRRYRNVEVKASDQPLTMPKSPNFSDRFRC; this comes from the exons ATGTCTCACCCAGAGTCTCGCTATTCCTTCGATGTCCCAAACCCTTGCATCAACTTCGCGACGTTGAGCGAGGATGACGGCTACAACGCAGACTCCTGGTTTG ACCAACAAGCAAACCTGGAGAATATCCCCCCTGCAGAAAATCGGGCCAAGATCttgcagagcagccctgcttTGTCGAAGCCTGATGCTGTTTGTTCTTCTGCCACATCACAAGAAATAACAATGG ctgaaaactgtGGTgaagaggatggtgaggcagaAAACGCGCAGTCCAGCGTGGTTCCTCAGAATATTGCTGGGTCCCTGAcaagctggagagctgctgctcctgcaaacGCATCTCAAAG AGCGGGCAGGAGACCAGTTACGAAGCAGAGAAGAACACAGCAGCGCAAGCAGCCAGCACGGGtcaaagcagacaaaaatgcTACTGCATTGGCTAGCAAGGAAGAGGTTCCACccctgaaaaaaatgagaat CTCTGGCAGCAAAGAGAAGCTGACAGAAGCATCCCCAAAGAAAGAGCCGTTGCATCCTCCTGACCGTTCCCCAGGAAGAGGGAAAAGCAAACTGACCATGCCCTCCACACCAACGATGTTAAA GAGGACCAATCTTGCTGGCAAGCTGAAGAGTACAGAAGAGCAGGAGTTGGAAAAGATGCAGCAGTTGCAGCGGGAGGTTATGGAGCTGCGGAAGAAGAACGAGGAGTCCCTGAAAGCAGCTATTGCTGGAGCAG GACAACCTGTGAAGAGAACTGTTGGTCAAGTAACAAAGCCAATTGACTTTCACTTCTGCACGGATAATAGAATTAAACAACATGGGGAAAGCCAGCCTGAGAATGAGTACAAGGAAGTGGAttttgcagcagtgctgaggaaGCACCCTTCTTCTCCG GCGCGACTGCCAAAGGGACCCACTGTCCCCAAACCCTTCAATCTGTcccaaggaaacaaaagaaaacttgaagAAACCACGTCAGAATACGTGTCGCTTGCTGAGCAGGTCGAAGCATTCCAGAGACGCACACCCTCTCGTTACCATTTGAGGAGCAGGAAATCCGAGGAAG GCCCGGTCTCAAGAAAGCCGGTGAAGGCTCGGCTTACAAACCCTAAAACTCCACTGCTTCAAACAAAGCATCGCTTCAGACCTGTCACCTGCAAGAGTGCAGCGGAGCTGGAAGCAGAGGAACTAGAGAAAATTCAACA GTACAAATTCAAAGCACGAGAGCTTGATCACAAAATCTTAGAGAGTGGACCAGTCCTGCCCAAGAAACCCCCTGTGAAGGAGCTCACGCAGCCTGTTGGCTTTGATTTGGAAATAGAGAAAAGGATTCAGGAGCGTGAGagtaagaagcagcaggaagaagagcacTTCGAATTCCATTCCAGGCCGTGTCCAACTAAAATCCTGGAGGATGTTGTG GGTGTTCCGGAGAAGAAAGTGCTTCCAGTTACAGTCCCCAAGTCTGCTGTCTTTGCCTCAAAAAGCAGAACCCGAATGTCTAACAGAGATGAAGAGAAG GAAAAGGAAGCAATGCCCGTGATCAAAGCTAACCCTATGCCACATTACGGAGTGCCCTTCAAACCTAAAATGCCAGAACAGAGGCATGTGGAAGTTTGCCCTTTCTCTTTTGATTCCCGTGACAGAGAGCGGCTaatacaaaaagagaaaaaaatagaagaattgCAGAAGGAAGAG GTGCCAAAGTTCAAGGCGCTACCTCTGCCTTATTTTGACCGTGTTAAGCTGCCAGAAAAGAAGGTCAAAACCCCAACTCAGCCTGAACCATTCCATCTGCAGATCGATGAAAGGGGAGCTGCTAAGCTACAGAGCTGGAAACAGCAG CTTAAAGAAGACTTGAAAAGGCAGAAGGAGGCAGCATGTTTTAAAGCTCGCCCCAACGTGGTGGTGCACCAGGAGCCTTTTGTGCCTAAAAAGGATAATAAGCCAGTATCAG AGAGCCTTTCTGGTTCTGTAGTTCCTGAAAGTTTTGAGCTGGCAACAGAGAAAAGAGCTAAGGAGCGACAGGAATTTGAAAAACGATTGGCAAACATAGAAGCCAGAAGGGAGAGACTTCAAGAAGAGGCCAGACAGCGAGAAGAAGAGCGTGAAAAAGAAGAAGTTGCTAAGCTAAGACAAGAACTG GTCCACAAGGCAAACCCCATACGCAGATACCGCAACGTAGAAGTGAAGGCCAGCGACCAGCCGCTAACGATGCCGAAGTCTCCAAACTTTTCAGATAGGTTCCGCTGCTGA
- the TPX2 gene encoding targeting protein for Xklp2 isoform X1 — MSHPESRYSFDVPNPCINFATLSEDDGYNADSWFDQQANLENIPPAENRAKILQSSPALSKPDAVCSSATSQEITMAENCGEEDGEAENAQSSVVPQNIAGSLTSWRAAAPANASQRAGRRPVTKQRRTQQRKQPARVKADKNATALASKEEVPPLKKMRILSVPGKARRSLPGPLASSGSKEKLTEASPKKEPLHPPDRSPGRGKSKLTMPSTPTMLKRTNLAGKLKSTEEQELEKMQQLQREVMELRKKNEESLKAAIAGAGQPVKRTVGQVTKPIDFHFCTDNRIKQHGESQPENEYKEVDFAAVLRKHPSSPARLPKGPTVPKPFNLSQGNKRKLEETTSEYVSLAEQVEAFQRRTPSRYHLRSRKSEEGPVSRKPVKARLTNPKTPLLQTKHRFRPVTCKSAAELEAEELEKIQQYKFKARELDHKILESGPVLPKKPPVKELTQPVGFDLEIEKRIQERESKKQQEEEHFEFHSRPCPTKILEDVVGVPEKKVLPVTVPKSAVFASKSRTRMSNRDEEKEKEAMPVIKANPMPHYGVPFKPKMPEQRHVEVCPFSFDSRDRERLIQKEKKIEELQKEEVPKFKALPLPYFDRVKLPEKKVKTPTQPEPFHLQIDERGAAKLQSWKQQLKEDLKRQKEAACFKARPNVVVHQEPFVPKKDNKPVSESLSGSVVPESFELATEKRAKERQEFEKRLANIEARRERLQEEARQREEEREKEEVAKLRQELVHKANPIRRYRNVEVKASDQPLTMPKSPNFSDRFRC, encoded by the exons ATGTCTCACCCAGAGTCTCGCTATTCCTTCGATGTCCCAAACCCTTGCATCAACTTCGCGACGTTGAGCGAGGATGACGGCTACAACGCAGACTCCTGGTTTG ACCAACAAGCAAACCTGGAGAATATCCCCCCTGCAGAAAATCGGGCCAAGATCttgcagagcagccctgcttTGTCGAAGCCTGATGCTGTTTGTTCTTCTGCCACATCACAAGAAATAACAATGG ctgaaaactgtGGTgaagaggatggtgaggcagaAAACGCGCAGTCCAGCGTGGTTCCTCAGAATATTGCTGGGTCCCTGAcaagctggagagctgctgctcctgcaaacGCATCTCAAAG AGCGGGCAGGAGACCAGTTACGAAGCAGAGAAGAACACAGCAGCGCAAGCAGCCAGCACGGGtcaaagcagacaaaaatgcTACTGCATTGGCTAGCAAGGAAGAGGTTCCACccctgaaaaaaatgagaat CCTTAGCGTCCCAGGGAAAGCTAGACGATCCTTACCTGGGCCCTTGGCGAG CTCTGGCAGCAAAGAGAAGCTGACAGAAGCATCCCCAAAGAAAGAGCCGTTGCATCCTCCTGACCGTTCCCCAGGAAGAGGGAAAAGCAAACTGACCATGCCCTCCACACCAACGATGTTAAA GAGGACCAATCTTGCTGGCAAGCTGAAGAGTACAGAAGAGCAGGAGTTGGAAAAGATGCAGCAGTTGCAGCGGGAGGTTATGGAGCTGCGGAAGAAGAACGAGGAGTCCCTGAAAGCAGCTATTGCTGGAGCAG GACAACCTGTGAAGAGAACTGTTGGTCAAGTAACAAAGCCAATTGACTTTCACTTCTGCACGGATAATAGAATTAAACAACATGGGGAAAGCCAGCCTGAGAATGAGTACAAGGAAGTGGAttttgcagcagtgctgaggaaGCACCCTTCTTCTCCG GCGCGACTGCCAAAGGGACCCACTGTCCCCAAACCCTTCAATCTGTcccaaggaaacaaaagaaaacttgaagAAACCACGTCAGAATACGTGTCGCTTGCTGAGCAGGTCGAAGCATTCCAGAGACGCACACCCTCTCGTTACCATTTGAGGAGCAGGAAATCCGAGGAAG GCCCGGTCTCAAGAAAGCCGGTGAAGGCTCGGCTTACAAACCCTAAAACTCCACTGCTTCAAACAAAGCATCGCTTCAGACCTGTCACCTGCAAGAGTGCAGCGGAGCTGGAAGCAGAGGAACTAGAGAAAATTCAACA GTACAAATTCAAAGCACGAGAGCTTGATCACAAAATCTTAGAGAGTGGACCAGTCCTGCCCAAGAAACCCCCTGTGAAGGAGCTCACGCAGCCTGTTGGCTTTGATTTGGAAATAGAGAAAAGGATTCAGGAGCGTGAGagtaagaagcagcaggaagaagagcacTTCGAATTCCATTCCAGGCCGTGTCCAACTAAAATCCTGGAGGATGTTGTG GGTGTTCCGGAGAAGAAAGTGCTTCCAGTTACAGTCCCCAAGTCTGCTGTCTTTGCCTCAAAAAGCAGAACCCGAATGTCTAACAGAGATGAAGAGAAG GAAAAGGAAGCAATGCCCGTGATCAAAGCTAACCCTATGCCACATTACGGAGTGCCCTTCAAACCTAAAATGCCAGAACAGAGGCATGTGGAAGTTTGCCCTTTCTCTTTTGATTCCCGTGACAGAGAGCGGCTaatacaaaaagagaaaaaaatagaagaattgCAGAAGGAAGAG GTGCCAAAGTTCAAGGCGCTACCTCTGCCTTATTTTGACCGTGTTAAGCTGCCAGAAAAGAAGGTCAAAACCCCAACTCAGCCTGAACCATTCCATCTGCAGATCGATGAAAGGGGAGCTGCTAAGCTACAGAGCTGGAAACAGCAG CTTAAAGAAGACTTGAAAAGGCAGAAGGAGGCAGCATGTTTTAAAGCTCGCCCCAACGTGGTGGTGCACCAGGAGCCTTTTGTGCCTAAAAAGGATAATAAGCCAGTATCAG AGAGCCTTTCTGGTTCTGTAGTTCCTGAAAGTTTTGAGCTGGCAACAGAGAAAAGAGCTAAGGAGCGACAGGAATTTGAAAAACGATTGGCAAACATAGAAGCCAGAAGGGAGAGACTTCAAGAAGAGGCCAGACAGCGAGAAGAAGAGCGTGAAAAAGAAGAAGTTGCTAAGCTAAGACAAGAACTG GTCCACAAGGCAAACCCCATACGCAGATACCGCAACGTAGAAGTGAAGGCCAGCGACCAGCCGCTAACGATGCCGAAGTCTCCAAACTTTTCAGATAGGTTCCGCTGCTGA
- the TPX2 gene encoding targeting protein for Xklp2 isoform X4 → MSHPESRYSFDVPNPCINFATLSEDDGYNADSWFDQQANLENIPPAENRAKILQSSPALSKPDAVCSSATSQEITMAENCGEEDGEAENAQSSVVPQNIAGSLTSWRAAAPANASQRAGRRPVTKQRRTQQRKQPARVKADKNATALASKEEVPPLKKMRISGSKEKLTEASPKKEPLHPPDRSPGRGKSKLTMPSTPTMLKRTNLAGKLKSTEEQELEKMQQLQREVMELRKKNEESLKAAIAGAGQPVKRTVGQVTKPIDFHFCTDNRIKQHGESQPENEYKEVDFAAVLRKHPSSPARLPKGPTVPKPFNLSQGNKRKLEETTSEYVSLAEQVEAFQRRTPSRYHLRSRKSEEGPVSRKPVKARLTNPKTPLLQTKHRFRPVTCKSAAELEAEELEKIQQYKFKARELDHKILESGPVLPKKPPVKELTQPVGFDLEIEKRIQERESKKQQEEEHFEFHSRPCPTKILEDVVGVPEKKVLPVTVPKSAVFASKSRTRMSNRDEEKEKEAMPVIKANPMPHYGVPFKPKMPEQRHVEVCPFSFDSRDRERLIQKEKKIEELQKEEVPKFKALPLPYFDRVKLPEKKVKTPTQPEPFHLQIDERGAAKLQSWKQQLKEDLKRQKEAACFKARPNVVVHQEPFVPKKDNKPVSVPESFELATEKRAKERQEFEKRLANIEARRERLQEEARQREEEREKEEVAKLRQELVHKANPIRRYRNVEVKASDQPLTMPKSPNFSDRFRC, encoded by the exons ATGTCTCACCCAGAGTCTCGCTATTCCTTCGATGTCCCAAACCCTTGCATCAACTTCGCGACGTTGAGCGAGGATGACGGCTACAACGCAGACTCCTGGTTTG ACCAACAAGCAAACCTGGAGAATATCCCCCCTGCAGAAAATCGGGCCAAGATCttgcagagcagccctgcttTGTCGAAGCCTGATGCTGTTTGTTCTTCTGCCACATCACAAGAAATAACAATGG ctgaaaactgtGGTgaagaggatggtgaggcagaAAACGCGCAGTCCAGCGTGGTTCCTCAGAATATTGCTGGGTCCCTGAcaagctggagagctgctgctcctgcaaacGCATCTCAAAG AGCGGGCAGGAGACCAGTTACGAAGCAGAGAAGAACACAGCAGCGCAAGCAGCCAGCACGGGtcaaagcagacaaaaatgcTACTGCATTGGCTAGCAAGGAAGAGGTTCCACccctgaaaaaaatgagaat CTCTGGCAGCAAAGAGAAGCTGACAGAAGCATCCCCAAAGAAAGAGCCGTTGCATCCTCCTGACCGTTCCCCAGGAAGAGGGAAAAGCAAACTGACCATGCCCTCCACACCAACGATGTTAAA GAGGACCAATCTTGCTGGCAAGCTGAAGAGTACAGAAGAGCAGGAGTTGGAAAAGATGCAGCAGTTGCAGCGGGAGGTTATGGAGCTGCGGAAGAAGAACGAGGAGTCCCTGAAAGCAGCTATTGCTGGAGCAG GACAACCTGTGAAGAGAACTGTTGGTCAAGTAACAAAGCCAATTGACTTTCACTTCTGCACGGATAATAGAATTAAACAACATGGGGAAAGCCAGCCTGAGAATGAGTACAAGGAAGTGGAttttgcagcagtgctgaggaaGCACCCTTCTTCTCCG GCGCGACTGCCAAAGGGACCCACTGTCCCCAAACCCTTCAATCTGTcccaaggaaacaaaagaaaacttgaagAAACCACGTCAGAATACGTGTCGCTTGCTGAGCAGGTCGAAGCATTCCAGAGACGCACACCCTCTCGTTACCATTTGAGGAGCAGGAAATCCGAGGAAG GCCCGGTCTCAAGAAAGCCGGTGAAGGCTCGGCTTACAAACCCTAAAACTCCACTGCTTCAAACAAAGCATCGCTTCAGACCTGTCACCTGCAAGAGTGCAGCGGAGCTGGAAGCAGAGGAACTAGAGAAAATTCAACA GTACAAATTCAAAGCACGAGAGCTTGATCACAAAATCTTAGAGAGTGGACCAGTCCTGCCCAAGAAACCCCCTGTGAAGGAGCTCACGCAGCCTGTTGGCTTTGATTTGGAAATAGAGAAAAGGATTCAGGAGCGTGAGagtaagaagcagcaggaagaagagcacTTCGAATTCCATTCCAGGCCGTGTCCAACTAAAATCCTGGAGGATGTTGTG GGTGTTCCGGAGAAGAAAGTGCTTCCAGTTACAGTCCCCAAGTCTGCTGTCTTTGCCTCAAAAAGCAGAACCCGAATGTCTAACAGAGATGAAGAGAAG GAAAAGGAAGCAATGCCCGTGATCAAAGCTAACCCTATGCCACATTACGGAGTGCCCTTCAAACCTAAAATGCCAGAACAGAGGCATGTGGAAGTTTGCCCTTTCTCTTTTGATTCCCGTGACAGAGAGCGGCTaatacaaaaagagaaaaaaatagaagaattgCAGAAGGAAGAG GTGCCAAAGTTCAAGGCGCTACCTCTGCCTTATTTTGACCGTGTTAAGCTGCCAGAAAAGAAGGTCAAAACCCCAACTCAGCCTGAACCATTCCATCTGCAGATCGATGAAAGGGGAGCTGCTAAGCTACAGAGCTGGAAACAGCAG CTTAAAGAAGACTTGAAAAGGCAGAAGGAGGCAGCATGTTTTAAAGCTCGCCCCAACGTGGTGGTGCACCAGGAGCCTTTTGTGCCTAAAAAGGATAATAAGCCAGTATCAG TTCCTGAAAGTTTTGAGCTGGCAACAGAGAAAAGAGCTAAGGAGCGACAGGAATTTGAAAAACGATTGGCAAACATAGAAGCCAGAAGGGAGAGACTTCAAGAAGAGGCCAGACAGCGAGAAGAAGAGCGTGAAAAAGAAGAAGTTGCTAAGCTAAGACAAGAACTG GTCCACAAGGCAAACCCCATACGCAGATACCGCAACGTAGAAGTGAAGGCCAGCGACCAGCCGCTAACGATGCCGAAGTCTCCAAACTTTTCAGATAGGTTCCGCTGCTGA
- the TPX2 gene encoding targeting protein for Xklp2 isoform X2 — translation MSHPESRYSFDVPNPCINFATLSEDDGYNADSWFDQQANLENIPPAENRAKILQSSPALSKPDAVCSSATSQEITMAENCGEEDGEAENAQSSVVPQNIAGSLTSWRAAAPANASQRAGRRPVTKQRRTQQRKQPARVKADKNATALASKEEVPPLKKMRILSVPGKARRSLPGPLASSGSKEKLTEASPKKEPLHPPDRSPGRGKSKLTMPSTPTMLKRTNLAGKLKSTEEQELEKMQQLQREVMELRKKNEESLKAAIAGAGQPVKRTVGQVTKPIDFHFCTDNRIKQHGESQPENEYKEVDFAAVLRKHPSSPARLPKGPTVPKPFNLSQGNKRKLEETTSEYVSLAEQVEAFQRRTPSRYHLRSRKSEEGPVSRKPVKARLTNPKTPLLQTKHRFRPVTCKSAAELEAEELEKIQQYKFKARELDHKILESGPVLPKKPPVKELTQPVGFDLEIEKRIQERESKKQQEEEHFEFHSRPCPTKILEDVVGVPEKKVLPVTVPKSAVFASKSRTRMSNRDEEKEKEAMPVIKANPMPHYGVPFKPKMPEQRHVEVCPFSFDSRDRERLIQKEKKIEELQKEEVPKFKALPLPYFDRVKLPEKKVKTPTQPEPFHLQIDERGAAKLQSWKQQLKEDLKRQKEAACFKARPNVVVHQEPFVPKKDNKPVSVPESFELATEKRAKERQEFEKRLANIEARRERLQEEARQREEEREKEEVAKLRQELVHKANPIRRYRNVEVKASDQPLTMPKSPNFSDRFRC, via the exons ATGTCTCACCCAGAGTCTCGCTATTCCTTCGATGTCCCAAACCCTTGCATCAACTTCGCGACGTTGAGCGAGGATGACGGCTACAACGCAGACTCCTGGTTTG ACCAACAAGCAAACCTGGAGAATATCCCCCCTGCAGAAAATCGGGCCAAGATCttgcagagcagccctgcttTGTCGAAGCCTGATGCTGTTTGTTCTTCTGCCACATCACAAGAAATAACAATGG ctgaaaactgtGGTgaagaggatggtgaggcagaAAACGCGCAGTCCAGCGTGGTTCCTCAGAATATTGCTGGGTCCCTGAcaagctggagagctgctgctcctgcaaacGCATCTCAAAG AGCGGGCAGGAGACCAGTTACGAAGCAGAGAAGAACACAGCAGCGCAAGCAGCCAGCACGGGtcaaagcagacaaaaatgcTACTGCATTGGCTAGCAAGGAAGAGGTTCCACccctgaaaaaaatgagaat CCTTAGCGTCCCAGGGAAAGCTAGACGATCCTTACCTGGGCCCTTGGCGAG CTCTGGCAGCAAAGAGAAGCTGACAGAAGCATCCCCAAAGAAAGAGCCGTTGCATCCTCCTGACCGTTCCCCAGGAAGAGGGAAAAGCAAACTGACCATGCCCTCCACACCAACGATGTTAAA GAGGACCAATCTTGCTGGCAAGCTGAAGAGTACAGAAGAGCAGGAGTTGGAAAAGATGCAGCAGTTGCAGCGGGAGGTTATGGAGCTGCGGAAGAAGAACGAGGAGTCCCTGAAAGCAGCTATTGCTGGAGCAG GACAACCTGTGAAGAGAACTGTTGGTCAAGTAACAAAGCCAATTGACTTTCACTTCTGCACGGATAATAGAATTAAACAACATGGGGAAAGCCAGCCTGAGAATGAGTACAAGGAAGTGGAttttgcagcagtgctgaggaaGCACCCTTCTTCTCCG GCGCGACTGCCAAAGGGACCCACTGTCCCCAAACCCTTCAATCTGTcccaaggaaacaaaagaaaacttgaagAAACCACGTCAGAATACGTGTCGCTTGCTGAGCAGGTCGAAGCATTCCAGAGACGCACACCCTCTCGTTACCATTTGAGGAGCAGGAAATCCGAGGAAG GCCCGGTCTCAAGAAAGCCGGTGAAGGCTCGGCTTACAAACCCTAAAACTCCACTGCTTCAAACAAAGCATCGCTTCAGACCTGTCACCTGCAAGAGTGCAGCGGAGCTGGAAGCAGAGGAACTAGAGAAAATTCAACA GTACAAATTCAAAGCACGAGAGCTTGATCACAAAATCTTAGAGAGTGGACCAGTCCTGCCCAAGAAACCCCCTGTGAAGGAGCTCACGCAGCCTGTTGGCTTTGATTTGGAAATAGAGAAAAGGATTCAGGAGCGTGAGagtaagaagcagcaggaagaagagcacTTCGAATTCCATTCCAGGCCGTGTCCAACTAAAATCCTGGAGGATGTTGTG GGTGTTCCGGAGAAGAAAGTGCTTCCAGTTACAGTCCCCAAGTCTGCTGTCTTTGCCTCAAAAAGCAGAACCCGAATGTCTAACAGAGATGAAGAGAAG GAAAAGGAAGCAATGCCCGTGATCAAAGCTAACCCTATGCCACATTACGGAGTGCCCTTCAAACCTAAAATGCCAGAACAGAGGCATGTGGAAGTTTGCCCTTTCTCTTTTGATTCCCGTGACAGAGAGCGGCTaatacaaaaagagaaaaaaatagaagaattgCAGAAGGAAGAG GTGCCAAAGTTCAAGGCGCTACCTCTGCCTTATTTTGACCGTGTTAAGCTGCCAGAAAAGAAGGTCAAAACCCCAACTCAGCCTGAACCATTCCATCTGCAGATCGATGAAAGGGGAGCTGCTAAGCTACAGAGCTGGAAACAGCAG CTTAAAGAAGACTTGAAAAGGCAGAAGGAGGCAGCATGTTTTAAAGCTCGCCCCAACGTGGTGGTGCACCAGGAGCCTTTTGTGCCTAAAAAGGATAATAAGCCAGTATCAG TTCCTGAAAGTTTTGAGCTGGCAACAGAGAAAAGAGCTAAGGAGCGACAGGAATTTGAAAAACGATTGGCAAACATAGAAGCCAGAAGGGAGAGACTTCAAGAAGAGGCCAGACAGCGAGAAGAAGAGCGTGAAAAAGAAGAAGTTGCTAAGCTAAGACAAGAACTG GTCCACAAGGCAAACCCCATACGCAGATACCGCAACGTAGAAGTGAAGGCCAGCGACCAGCCGCTAACGATGCCGAAGTCTCCAAACTTTTCAGATAGGTTCCGCTGCTGA